In Patagioenas fasciata isolate bPatFas1 chromosome 11, bPatFas1.hap1, whole genome shotgun sequence, the genomic stretch gagggctgtgctgtgctgtgcctgaGTGTAGGGTTTTGCAGTCCAACAGTGATCAGAAGCATGAGACTGCGTGTGGTGCAGAAGCCTTGAATTCCTTCCTGGGTCTGTTATAGAGGTGTTTACACATCTGCCCTCTGGCCCTGGGCATTGGGGAGCAACTGCTGTGTGTTTCCTTAACCTGAGCACATTGACATGGCTGAGCTGCGAGTCTGTGCTCTCTTTGGCATGTCCTTCCTAAGGCCGGGCTGTGcaggcaggcaggggtgcccagcggAGAGCTGGCTGTGCTGTAGCGGCCTGTGGTGTGCGTCTGGGGACTCTCCACACCCACATGATGGCTACTGCTCTGTGCCGACTCCTGAGTCCCAAAGTAGCTGTGAAGGAGTTAGGAGTGAAAGGCAGGAGGGAAATGCCCTGGAGGAGGATACAGATCTGTCTCAGGTTCTGAAGAAAGGCAGCGTCTGCCTCTGCTGTGTGACCACAGGCTTCAGGGCAAAGGGTGGAACCTGccaggacagcagggtgaccatgagccagcactgggcccttgtggccaggaaggccaatggtacctgggctgggttagaagggggtggtcaataggtcagagaggttctcctgcccctctactctgccctggtgagaccacacctggaatattgtgtccagtcgtggcccctcagctccagaaggacagggaactgctggagagagtccagcgcagccaccaagatgctgaagggagtggagcatctcccgtgtgaggaaaggctgagggagctggggctctggagctggagaagaggagactgaggggggactcattaatggggatcaatatggaaaggggcagtgtcaggaggatggagccaggctcttctctgtgacagccaatgataggacaaggggcagtgggtgcaaactggaacacaggaggttccacttaaatatgagaagaaacttgttcctggtgagggtggcagagcctggcccaggctgcccagggaggttgtggagtctcctgtgcagacattcaaacccgcctggacaccttcctgtggaacctcagctgggtgttcctgctccatggggggattgcactggatgagctttccagggcccttctgatccctgacattctgggatgtgTGATTCTGTGCCTGGGTGTAGGCTCTCCTGGGAAAATGCAGCTGGTGTTGGTGGGGAGGCCGAAGCCCAGGGTGGGCAGCTGTTCCTGATGTGCAGGCGTTTCTGCTAGGGCTGTTGCATAGCCACGTGGCAGCCGGATGAGAGGCACTGCTGGGCCAGTGACCTGGGCAAGTTGCTGCCTGGGCTCTTGTTTTGAGCCCTGGAGTGTCGCATGTTCTGCATGGGACTGAGGGCTGCTGTGGCTGGTGGCTCTCTGGGGGACAAGAGTGCTGCTCGCTGCCTCCACTGAgcactgttgggttttgtttgcagtACAAGCTGTGCAAGGTGAGGAAGATCTTTGTGGGCACCAAAGGAATCCCTCACCTGGTCACCCACGATGCCCGCACCATCCGCTATCCAGACCCCCTCATCAAGGTGAATGATACGGTGCAGATTGACCTGGAGACAGGCAAGATCACAGATTTCATCAAGTTTGACACAGGTAGGTCTTGCATCTGGTGCAAAACACTGAAATCTTCCCCACCATAGAGGGCAGTGGGGAAGTTAAATACAAATGTTAGATACCTTTACTCTAAAATAGAGAGGCAGTGGTGGCAGCCTTGAGAAAGCGCTTGTTTCCCTGGGTCATCTCTGTCTGGTGCTGGAGCAAGGATTCCTCCCCTGTGCTGGCAGTGGGAGACATTTGGTGCAGGGACATAAAGTGATTCAAGAGCGGGCTGGCACCAGGTAGAAGCAGCGAGCTAGTGGAGAGTTTGCTCGAGCCTGACTCTTGTGCATCTGTGAGCCGAAAGCCCTGGGCAGCTGTAGAGAGATTCCTGGCTCTCGCCTGTGGGGAACGTTTCGGTTGCAGAGCTATGAGCAGTGCCAGGACAAGTGGAACACGTCCTGGGTGCTGCACAACCGAGGTGGTGGGAAATGTTTGGGATGGGCCTTGGGGCCAGAGAGCTCTTTGGCTTCCTGAGGTGTGCCAGGGTTCCTGTGGGACATAGGTGTCACCATGTCCTCTGGTGGCTGCTCTGTCCCTGCCCTTCTCCAGCGCTGCTCCTCAAAGAGCCCAAGTGGAAGGGCTTCCCATGGCACGTGCTGCCAGCTCTTGTCACACTGATCTTCCTTCACTCCAGGTAACCTGTGCATGGTGACTGGTGGTGCCAACTTGGGCCGTATTGGGGTGATCACCAACCGGGAGAGACACCCTGGCTCATTTGATGTGGTTCATGTGAAGGACGCCAATGGCAATAGCTTCGCCACCAGGCTCTCCAATATCTTTGTTATTGGCAAGGTAAGCCTGCACGCACACAGGGCGGGTGGCTTTTCTCCTCTTGTTGGGGGCTGCTGGCTGAAGGCAGCTACCTTCCTGCACCATGAAGCTCCTCCAGTGCTGGCATCAGTTCTGGCTCCGCTCCCTGTGGTTCTCCTTGCTCCAGGCTAACTGCTCTGGGAAGGGGAAGCATCTGTAAATTTAGGAACGGGTATGATTTCAAGAAATAGCcccgttttgttttgttttttttaaaccgaGAGTTGGGAGCTGAGCAGTGCTCAGTGCTCAGGTCTAGATGTGACCTCAGCTGCTCTGAGTGTCCCTGCTGTCTGGCCATCCCCGATGGGCAGTTTGGTCCACGTTATAAAGGGGTGGTTGTGTGCTTTTGGCTGGAATGTGTTCTGCATGGACGTGACCAAAAGAGGCAGGTGTAGGCCTTTAGACTTTTGTCACCTTCTTAAGGGGCTTCTACTGGGTCAGTGCCACAACCACATGGACATGGCCCAGGGTGAgagggtgagctctgctctgttctggttTTCTGATGTGGGGtgacttctcctttgctgcagGGCAACAAGCCATGGATCTCCCTGCCCCGTGGAAAGGGCATCCGCCTGACCATTGCTGAAGAGAGAGACAAGAGACTGgcagccaagcagagcagcgggTGAAGCCCAGCTCAGGCCAGCGCTGGTCTTTGCAGTATCTGATTAAAAGGTTTACCAAATGGCTGTGTGACTGGCTGGGGAGCATCCCCGGGTTGGGGGGAGCCGGGCTGTGCCAGTGCCAGTGCCaggccatgctctgctctccagAAGGAGCTGCTGATCTGGAGATGCTGCTGGTGATCTGAGCAACTGCCAGAGCCATCTTCCAGAAAGGCAAGGGGAGCGGTGGCAGAACCTCCAGGCTGCTCTGTTCCCCGGAACGTGTTGGCACAAACACTCCCGGACATCCTTCTTGGAGAGGGATATGCTGGAGGAGCCAAGATGGGGAAGAACCAGCTGGGCTCTCCCTAAGGCTGATGGTGCCAGCCGGGCTTGAGGCCCTCAGGGATTGTCCCTGGCCAGGGGACTGAGCTCTGTCACCAGCACCAGGGGTGGGTGGTGCATTGGCTGCTGGGTTGTAGAGCAGCAGGGGCTGTGGGAATGGCCCTGGAAGCCAAGGTGGGCAGGGGTGGGCAGTGCCTGGGCAGCAAGGCCAGTCCTGCCCCCTGGGCTGTGCTAGCAGGTGTGCACGCAGCATGACATGGCAGGGGCTCCTCTGCACTGCTgggcccagcagagctgctgtctgcCAGGCAGATCAGGAGTGAAGCCAGTGGGGGCCACAGCTGGTCAGGAACTGGAGTGCTGGAGGCACAGGCTGGAGAGCCCAGGGGCTCTTCTGCTGCCTTGAGGTGCCCACATGGCGGTGAGGATAGGGAGATTGTagcagttccctgggcagcctgttccactgctttgtCACTCTGTGAAGAACTTCtttctaatattcaatctaaacctcccctgctgcaacttcaggccatttcttGTCCTATcatcatcacttgctacttgggagatgaGTCCAACACCTTCTGTGATccaacctcctgtcaggtagctgtagacagtgagaaggtctcccctcagctcctgttctccaggctgaacagtcccagctccctcaactgctcctcatcacacttgagctccagacccttcaccagctttgtcaccgcCTCTgcgctctctccagcacctcagtgtccttatgatgaggggcccaaaactgaacacaggattcaaagtttggcctcaccagtgcccagcacagtggcacaatcacttctctagtcctgctggccacactggtgctgatacaagccaggatgcggTTGGCCTTTTTGCCGACCTGGGCACAgtacatgctggctcatgttcagccagctgtgaatcaacacccccagatccctttccagatcattgatagagattaaacagaactggccacaatactgagccctggggacaccactcgtgatcGGCCACCAGCAGGacttggctccattcaccacaactctttgggcccagccctccagctgtTTCTTCATCCATCGCAGATacgccatccaggccatgagctgcagcttctccaggagatgctgtgtcaaAGGCTGGCGAGCTAACTAGGCCAGACCCTCACTGCAAGTATCCGTGTGAGAAGCAATTTCAATTAGTGTTTAAGGAGAATATTTTCCTTGTGGTGGTAGATCAAGCACTGCTAGAGGGGCCCAGGGTGGTTATGGGATCACCATTCTCATGGGACACAGTCCTGAGTCTGATCAAACAGTTTTGTTAAACTTCATAGGAAATGGGCAGCACAGATCCCTCGTCCCTGTTCTGATTTGAGATGCCTGTGTATACACAGCCCAGCCGCTCTACTTCTGCTGCCGCAGATCTTGGTGCAGCCCATTGTCCAGGGTTCAgggttgggcattggaacaggctgcccagggcagtggtggagtcaccagccctggagggctttaAAAGTCATGTAGCTGTGatgcttaaggacatggtttaatgtTGGCTTTATGGTTGGAGACTCGGTCATtggaaaggtcttttccaaccaaaatgattctaaatgattctatgacaaggtgacccgctcagtggatgagggaaaagctgtggatgttgtgtacctggacttcagtaaagcctttgacactgtatcccacagatttctcctggagaaactggcagctcaggGCTTGGACAGGCAAACTCTTCactggatgaagaactggctggatggctgggcctaaagagctgtggtgaatggagtcagaTCCAGCTGgcagccggtcacgagtggtgtcttCGCAGTCCAAGCTCAGTCGCAATTCTCTACCAGATTCTCCCTCCCTGCAGCTGCAACCCTGGGCCCCTTCTCCCATTTACACTTGCACCTTATCCTGAAACAGAGCAAGGCTGGAGCCTGGTGTCCTCTCCTGTGTCATGTCCAGGCCCTGCAGGGATGTGCGCCAGCCCTCCTGGCCTGGTGGCTGAAGGTCTGCAGCACTCACCTTCCTGCCACTGATTCATCAGCTTCTCAGCCTGAGGAACTGCTGCAGCATGAGCAGAAACACTATTGCAGACCACAGGCTGAGCTCTCTGGTACACTGGGGCACTCCTGTGCCAGGGGAAGTCGGAGCAGcctgcagctcctcagctgcACACACCTCCCCTTGCATGCCAGAGGCACGAACCTCTCCCCAGGTGCACAGTGAAACGCTGCCTCTCCCTCCAAGTCCTGTTCCCGCAGCCCTTCCACCTGGCACGCACAGTGGGGAGCACAGCACTTAAAATTCCCCCGTagcagctgcagagctgacaACGTGCTCCCACCACCATCACACCCCTGAGTCCAGCATCTCCCCAGCCGCCTCAGCCTGTGCTTTCCAAACCTCCATCAGTGCGCGTCCTCCATCGCTCTCATGATTTAGTCCCTTCTCTCCTGCCTTAGCAACTCTAGGCCTCTCTCCATAATCTTCCCAACCGTTCTATACCCCACCTTATACAAGTCACCAGGCCTGAGCACGCATCTGGCTTTGAATGCAAGCTCACAGGGGAGCCGCTGCATCAGGTACTATTTCATCCCACCACGAGGCACTTTTCCAAGAGCATGGCCCTCACGCAGCCAGGCAGCAGGActgcaagagaagcagcagctctgcaggtttcACCATGGTTGGTATGAGGGCAAAACTAAGAGCAGCACACTCCCCTTTCAAAACCAGCAACGCAGAGGTGGAGGAAGAAGGCATTTGACTTAGAACAACCTGACTTTATTGGTGCAAACATTAGAATTCTAGGTTGACTGAAAATATTCACAAGGACTCGGAGGAAGCTGTGTGAGATGAAGGGGTGTGCACAGCCCCCTGCCCTGCTCACTCCTACGCAGTGTTCCCATTCCGCAGTTTAGTCTTCGTGGATGTTGAAGAGCTTTGCTACTTCATTGAGATCATCGTGCTCCTCCCCATCTTTGATGATCTGAAGGAAGGAAGAACGAGTTAAAACCCGCACGTACTACGAAGAGGCAGCGCTGCGAGGCTGTACACAAGTCACCAGCCAGCAGGATTAATTGCTCACATCCTCTCTGAAGCTCACCAACATGACAACAGTACTTACTGCAGCCACAGCTATACGGGACTCTGAAACGTAGCACTATCTGCCTCCAGGAATGGCCGGAGTTAAAACCAACCTCGCTGTCCCTGTTTCTGATGTCTGGGTTTCcctttccagctggggagaacaAGTATCTTCACCAAGCGCTTCACCTCAACACTGAGGAGAAGAGCCAGTCCCTTTGCACTGATTTAGAGGGACCTGAACATACCTGGCGCTCTGATTTAGACAAAGAGCTGctaagagaaggaaggaaaggatcTCTCTTTCCTGGGGACGGGAGAAGTAACAGGTCTAAACTGCATCGTGAAAGCTTCAGATTAGATACCAATGGaacctcccaacatgaagtggaGTTCATCTGGGGACAGATCGCCTGGAGATAGCGTGGCATCCCTCTCATAGTGACTGCTGACGTTCTCCAAAGATGTTAAAAATGACCTAAGTATAGCTGATCTGACCTTGGAGGATGCAGACAGACTAAGCACCTACTCAAGGCTGCTTCTAACCCCAACTTTCTGTTGCTGTGTATCTAGGACGAGAGATGTTTAAGACTTTTAGACACCTGCCCATTAGACAAAGTAGCACAAAAAGAGGACACTTCATGCTGATGCTTTGTCGTTTGTGATTCTTGCCTGGACTTATTACAGGCCTGGAATTTCAGCCATGCAAAGGCAAGGCTTGAAGCATAAACGCGATTCAAGTTGTTTCTATAAGAATTTTGAACATGCAGAAAAGCACATGGATATCTCCCATAATTCACCTGAGACAGGGCTACCAATGGGTAttgcacagccctgctccagacAGAGCATCTGCATTACTTTATCCTCATTTTAAACTGGTAGATTGATTTTGCCACAAGAAAACCCCCAATCTAAGCAGCCTCGCTGCTCGGCACTGACCTTCCGAGCAATAGGCATCCTGTTGAAGATGTTCCATAACACAATTCCCACCACAACTTTATCCCTGAGGTAGAAAATGACACCTTTGCCATAATCTTCTCCTTGCTTTGGAACTTGAGGCGTTGGGGAAGAGCTTGAAGAAACGGGAACTTCGGAGGCTTCTGCTTCTGTTTCACTCTCTGATCGAATACCTGTCCCTAAAGCAAAGAGAAGAGGTGTCAAACATCCAgggcagaagagaagcagcagctctttgccgcTGATGTTGAGAGCGGACTAAAGAGCAGGGccctggaagagactgaggcGTTTTTCTTGGAGTTGCATCCGGCAAAAGTTAAGTTTCAGTAAGACGAGAATGAAACCATCCGAACATGAAGCACAGCGCTGGCCATTCCCGACTTCCATCAccaaaagcaaaaggcagaacaGCCTGCTGCTTTAAGGCAGCATCGACAAAATAAAGACGCTTGGAACCACAGCAACTCTTCAGTGCAAAACCTGATCCTTTGATTGCTATGGAGGAAATTCAGCCTCCCTGGGAAAAGAAGTCTGAATTTTGGCAAATGAGTTACATGATGTCTTCTTAGAGAAACATTATGTGTTAATCACATTTTAATACCAAAACCAGCCTTTAAAGCTTGGTGTAGAaaagaagcaaacagattgatgtcTCCTGGAACTCTGCAGTGCAATGAAACTGAGGCCACTACCCAGAGAGCCACAAAACCCTCATGCATGGAGGCAGCTCCTGAGCACAACTCCAGCCCTACCTGATTGCTCCGTTGCACTTTTCGGCGTGTCTTTTGCTGTTGCTTTAGCAAAAACTCCTACTGTTGGCAAGCTGCTGTCAACAAGGCCAATGGCTTCGTACCCTACATTAGGACCCAGGTCGCTCCTACGaaggaagtggggaaaaaaaaccaactgtaGCCTCAGTGAGACAAATACAAGGCAATACCATCCAGCCCCAAATCCTTAATGATGGTGCCATGTGAGAGAGATTGTGGTACGCAGGCTGAGCGGTTTTCGGTATGGAACAAGGCGTGAAGACCCAGCCTGTCTAAGGCCATCTGCTTCACAAAAACAGTTCAATGAACAAAAATCTAGCATACTTTAGGCCTGCGCCCTTGAAGGAAGCTGGGTGGCTTCTAAGAGCCGCAAGTATCTTCACCCTTTAGAAAGCCACACATCTGACATTCAAATATGAGTATtgggacactgttggctcctgcAGTGTGGCCAAGGAAGAAATACCAAAATAAATCAGCATTACCAGAACATGGACTGATGCCAGTAGGGCTTCGCAGCTCCTGTCATGTTTTCTCCAGCGAGTCTCCCGCTCACAACGGCGTGATCGTGGTGCTCCACGCGCCTCCTGCCTAGTTTGATATCATAGAAGCAAGCAGCATCCCCTGCCTGAAGAACAACCGGTGAGGACTGAACACAGACACTGAAAGCTTAAATTAATGCACAAACAAAACAGGCATTGTGGACAGCAATGTGGAACAAAGTGGAACTATGAACTGACTTTTTCTGACAAACGCCAAACAGCAGCACCTTACCCCGCTCCCCACTCTACACAAATCCCAATTTCTCAGCATTTTTCACTGATCTTTGGAAAAATAAGGCAACATCTGGAATCAAAGTCTCAATTCCCACCAAAAGGACTCTCACGCAATAGAgctccacaacttgtcaagagcacagactgtaCTGTCCACAAACAGCACTGAAAGCTGGAACCTGAGCAGGATCACGGGAGACTATAAAGCCCTGGGGTGGCAAGTGAAAAATACTGGTGCCCATGTtatcttttcctccattctaccagCTGGAGGAAAGTGGGCAGGCAGAAACAAATGCATAATGCACAGTAACTCCTGGCTTCGAGGTTGGTGCCATCGTGAGGGGTTTGGCTAATGGAACatttaggaaagacaggccagtgaGGTGAGGTGGAGGAGCTGCTCttgatgtgagagagcaactgaaaTGTATCAAACTGCGCCCAAGGGGGTGAAGAACAGgttgagtccttatgggtaaaagtTATGGGGTGGGCTAACAAGGGTGGCACTGTGGTGAGTGTTCAGAACAGGCCATCTGAGCAGGACGAGGGAGTCGATGAGTCAGACCTTActgatgctgataaatatctcaagggtggaccagactcttttcagtggttcccaacaataggatgagggacagaaggcgcagactgaaacacaggaggttccgtctaaatatgagaagaaactacttcatcttgagggtaacagaacactggcccaggctgcccagggaggttgtggagtctccttctctgcagacattcaaacccgcctggacaccttcctgtgtgacctgctctggtgactccactttagcaggtgggttggactggatgatctccggaggtcccttcagccccagctATTCTGTGATCCTCTATGATTGTGTGATCTTTAGGTCACCCCTATTCCTCTTACACAGCATAAATATGCAAAAACCGGCACAGTTGTTACCGCAGCACGAAGCGTGTTGTGCACGGACAGACCCCACGGCTGCCGACAGCAGCTGCACTACAACTGCTctcatgacttgctgctttttGCCCCATGGAGGTACACCAGCCCCCAGAACTCCGTGTACTCCAACTGCCTCAGCGTCACCAGCAGACAGAAGACTCCTCTGCAGATACTCACCACCCAGATATTGGAGCGTGCCTGCAGCTCCGCGTTCACCCTGAATCCTCCGAAGTCCGAGTCCACCTCCAGCCCAGCTGACTTGGCTAGTTCCACATTAGGCTCCAGCCCTACTGCGGCCACAATGTGATCAGTCTCCACCTGTTTGGGGATTCATAATTAGCATCCTCATTCTCTCAATGCCCCTGTAAGCTTTACCCCCTCCCTGCTTTACTATTTACCTTTCGGCCATCTTTCAGTTCAATCACCAGCCGCTTGCCACGGACACAGACAGACTTGACCACAGCATTCGGCATGACGGTAACGCCCTCTGCAAGCAAACACAGGAAACGTCACTGCCTGCTCGGGGTAGAGAGATTTCAGCTGAAGCAGGCTGCTGTGGGGCAAACTGATGCAGGCAGAGCAGGGGCCACGTTAGGAACCAAGAGAGAGTCCACCTGATCTTTGCTGCATGGGCCAGTGCAGCTTTGAGTGAAGCACGAGGAGAAAGAAGCCCAGCTACCAACAACTTCCCAAGGTTTTCAGGCACTAAGGACATTCATTTACCTATTGCTCCGTCACAGCCAGACCCAGAGGTCCCACAAGGCAGCTTCCGTGAACAGAAGAAAGTAACTCAGACCTGTAGGTTATCAGGCCCTGCAATCTGCAGCCCCAGCTATATCCCTCCTCCCTCTATCCCCACGCCGCTCACCAATGCACCGGAACAGATTCTGCACTTAATAGAGCAAATGGCAAAAAGGCATCTCACCTCTTACCAACTTTATCAGCTAAACACTACAGCAGCTGGCCTTACAACGGTGTGTGTATAACACACGGGGCTGCACAACCCTTCTCTCACAGTGACTCTAGAATGACAGCATTGCGCTGTCACAAGTCCAGCTCAGATGAGAACAGGCAGTTATCGTTAAGACAACTTTGGTTCCAGATTACAGGGCAAGTATGGCAGCACGGATCATCTGTGCGGGAACTGCCAGAGGGATAATCTCACGGGCATCAGCATTCATATTTGCTGGGCTTTCCCAGAGGAACTGCCAGGAAAGCAGAGACTCATGGTAGCTGCACGCTACCCAAGCTGCCTGAGCTGCAgcttgctctgctctgcacccGTGCTGCCTCGCAAGGTCTTCCTGTGACCCCACCGACAAAACAACCGGGAGCTGTTGCACAAGGAAGTGCTGACAACAGCTTGAACACCGCAGCCCTGGCACCCGCGCAGGACAAGCACTGAAGTGCAGCTTCACCTCGTCTGACTTTCTCTGTGGTCCAGTTGCTCAGATATTCAGGCAAGACTTTGCCCATATTGCCGTTCTCTGGAAACAGCTGAATGACCTCCAGGCCTCTGGTTCGTgctgaaaggaaagcaaagagcAGGCTCCTTAGCACCCACTGATAAAGAGCAGCAGCGCAGGCTTCAGAACACAAGCACAGGCTTTCCTTTCCACAAGGAGCTTGACTCAAGTCTCCAACACTGGGAGCTCCGGCTCCCCAGTTTTCCATGGAAGTCACAAAGTGACTGACCGCTGTGTCACACACACCTGCAAACTCCAGGGTAACACACAGCACACTTCTCATATTTTGGAGAAAACTTCCCTTCTTAGAAAAATGACCATAAAGCCGCTACTCAAGAAGCTGCGCCACTTGACAGTACGAATCCAGTTGTTCACAGCCCCTTGGAAATAACAGTTTGAGGGTGGTTTTCAGCACCGAGAGAGCAAACACAACCTTTTACAGGGTGGAATGACTTTGCGCTGGCCTGCAGAGCTTCCCGGGAGCCCAACTTACACAAACCTTTGGGGTCAGGGTGCTGCCAACTAACAAGAGACAACGGAAAACCAGGCCAGGCTGTACAGCCAACAAAACACATGAAGGTTATTTCAGGCAAACCAGAAGTCTGGGCAAAAAAAATCAGCAACCATGGGATGAAAAAGAAGCTGATCATGTCAGGCTGCTTATAGTCCATGTCTGTCGCTTCTGTCAAGGTGgcagctgaagagaagctgcctgcAGAAGCACCTTACCTCTTCTCCCCAGAGCACAGGCCAGCTCGCTGCCAAGAAAGCCACCACCAATTATTGTGACAGACTTGACTTGTCTTGAAATCTCCTCCAAATTTTTGAAGTCCTCGATCTGAAAGAAGATTTATTCCCATTTCAAATATCCTCAAACAGCAATGGCAGCAGAAGACATTTCTCTCCAGCTTCTCCCTTTGAAATAAGAGCAACGCTCTCCCCAGCTCAGAAAGGGACACACGTTTCTCCTTCCTCCTGTTCATCTATTGCACACAAAAACCACTCTGGCTTCCTAAAGTTTGTGTGAGCTTTTCTCTGTCCAGGCAATCTCAGATTCCTGCATCTTCTCTCACCTTTCAAGAGACATTACAATGACATTTCTAGGCACACACGTACTACAGTACATGCAGCACCACAGAGATGCCACAGCTCGCATCATCCACCCTTCCCTTCCCACAGTTGAGCAAACCAGACCTCAGGggaagtccagcacagagcagaaagtTCCCATTCGGCTTCTTATTCCCAGTTAATTTCCTGAACTGGAGTAAGGATAAGGTTGCAGGCCTGTTCTAAACCCCATGTTTGCAAGAAAGCAGAGTATGTATTTTGTCTTTGTCTATGTTCTGTAAAACATTCCACAACAGCTTTTCTGGGGCTGTATTCCTTATTCCAGTGTTGAGACCAGACCTCTGAGGATGAATTAAGGTAGCTTTCTGAGTCATTAAGTAACTGCTAGGACATCACCATTAATACAGAGTCACATATAATGCAGGCACAGAATTTAAACGTGTTGAGAACATagaatcatcacagaatcacagaacagtttggggtgacggaccttcccagctcccccagtgccacctctgccatgagcagggacatcttcaccagctcaggttgctcagagccccgtccagcctggcctgggatgtctccagggatggttcgtccaccatctctctggccaacctgggccaccCTCAGTGTACAGTTCCTCCCTCGTGtccagcttgaatctcccctcttttattaacaaaccatcagcccttgtcctattgcaacaggccctgctaaaaagcctgtcccatCTCTGTTACAGGTCCCTTTCAAGTACGgagaggccacaataaggtctccctggagcttctcttctctagctgaacagcccagctctctcagcctgtcctccctgttccagcctcggatcattcctttggctcctctggcccctctgcaacaggtccatgtgtgtcctgtgctgaggacccagagctggaccagcactgcaggggagtTGCTGAACAACTGCAGCATTCACTTATTCACTGGTGCTGTCAGGCTGGAGCGCTGAGCTACCTACTCGTGGTCCTGCGGGCACACACTGCTTGCAGTCCAAACTGACTGGCAGTTTACATTTCTCCTGGTTTTAAAAGGTCTGGAAGGTGCAGCAAAGTCATACAGGaggggaactaactaactaaaatGAAATCACACATTATTACAGCTCCCGGGGCTGAGGCAAGCGGATGAGCGG encodes the following:
- the RPS4X gene encoding small ribosomal subunit protein eS4, X isoform yields the protein MARGPKKHLKRVAAPKHWMLDKLTGVFAPRPSTGPHKLRECLPLIIFLRNRLKYALTGDEVKKICMQRFIKIDGKVRTDITYPAGFMDVISIEKTGEHFRLVYDTKGRFAVHRITAEEAKYKLCKVRKIFVGTKGIPHLVTHDARTIRYPDPLIKVNDTVQIDLETGKITDFIKFDTGNLCMVTGGANLGRIGVITNRERHPGSFDVVHVKDANGNSFATRLSNIFVIGKGNKPWISLPRGKGIRLTIAEERDKRLAAKQSSG